CGCCGATGGTGCGCACGCCGACCGGGCATGGCGGCTGCTGAACAACCGGAGCGAGACGACCGGTATCGGCTGGGTGATCGCCGGCAAGCTGTTGGCCCGCAAGCGGCCGAAGCTGATCCCCGTCTACGACTCGATCGTCCGCTGCCAGTTCGGCGCGCCGAAGCACGTGTGGACGAGACTGCACGACCAGCTCGCCGACAACGACGGTGAGCTGCGGACCGCGCTCGCCGCAGTGCGCGCGACCGTGGGCGTGAACGACCACGTGAGTGTCCTGCGGGTGCTCGACATCGTCCTGTGGGGACGGCACGTCGACCAGCACCGGCGGGACAGGCCGACGACCTGTCCGCAGCGTGGTGGCGTGGCCCTGTGATCGACGTGCCGCGCGATCCCGACCGGATCCGTTGAGGGGCACGGGCAGCGCGTAGGCCGGTACCGCGACCAGCTGGCGGGCCGCCGCCTCGGACGGCGGCCCGCCGGTAGCGGTGAGTGCGTCTGGGCAGGAGGTCGCCGGTTCCTCGGGGCCGATCCGCCGGGACGCCGCCGCACCGCCACGGCGTCGACCAGCGCGTGGACGAGCTGCTCGTCGGGCTGACCCACCTGCCCGGGGTGATGCGCGAGCGGGGTGGGGTGGCCCCGCCCCGTGCTGTTCGTGGCGCGCCAGCAGAAGACGCGGCGATGCCCGCGAAGCGGTACGGCAGTCCACAATCGGCTCGCGTCGGCTGGCGGCCCGCAACGTTCGCCCCGGCGGGTGCGCGGTGCCGGAAAGTGAAGGATGAGCCGCGGCGGTGTCTTCGGTACGGTCGCAGGGTGAAGAATGCGTCGCAGTCGCCGGAGTACGTGTTCTGCGAGCCGGTGTCCCAGACCGGTACCCGGTCGCACCTGCGGCGGCCGGACAGCGCTGGTGCGGTGTTCCCGCACGGCGGCATTCCGTCGGGGTGCCGGGCGCTGTGCGGCCTGGACGTGAGCCGGGGCTGGGACACGGAGCCGCCGGTGACCGCACACGCCGTGCGGGAGCTGCTGGCTATCACCCGGCAGGCGAAACCGGGCGAGGGCATGATCTGTGCCCGGTGCGGTGAGGCGTATCTGGAGACCGCTTCGGCGTGACCGCCGCCGCCCGCGGCGGTCACGGCAGCACCCGGCCCCGGGGCACACTGCTGCGCGCGACGTGCGGCGAGTTGGCGCCGATGGCGCGCCAGGCACCGTTTCCCACCGGTGTGCGGCGCGCGCACGTCGCCCACAGAGCCCGGGTCAACGCGCCTCGGTTCGAGAACTCGGTGCGGGCGATGACCGCCACCGGCGGCGACGCCGTGGCCATGGGTTGGGCCGCGACCACAGGCCCGGACCGCGACACCGCCCGACAGCTGCTGGAGACGCAGCTGCCCCGCAGGTGGCGACACGTCCAGGCCGTCGCCGCCAAGGCGGAGCGGATCAGCGCGGCGGTACCGGTCGACGATCGTCAGGTACTGGTGGCCTCGGCGTGGCTGCACGATATCGGCTACAGCCCCGACCTGGTCGACACCGGCTTCCACCCTCTGGATGGTGGCCGCTGGCTGCGGCGGGCGCACCACGACGACCGGGTCGCCGCGCTGGTAGCCCACCACTCCTGCGCGTGGCTGGAAGCCGAGGAACGTGGACTCGACAAGGTCCTGACCGCCGAGTTCGCTCGCGAGGACACACCGGTAACCGATGCGCTCTGCTTCTGCGACTTGACGACCGGGCCGGACGGGCAGGACTTCGAGGTCCACGCGCGGTTGGCGGAGATCCGCTCGCGATACGGGGCGGGGCACGTGGTGACCCGATTCATCGTCCGAGCAGAGCCGGAGATCGTCGCCGCGGTGCAGCGCACCGAACGCCGGCTCGCCGGCACCACCCGTCAACCGACGTAGGGCCCGCGACGATCGGCGACCACCCGCCCGCCGCGCCGCGGAGAGCGCTCGGCGAGGGCGGTCAACCGGCCTGTGCCCGTGCGCCCGTGCAGGGCCGGCCGGGCGGGGCTGGCCAGCCGGGTGATCGACTCCTGCGGCAGGCCGTGCGTCCGGTGGTCCCGCGAAACGGGAGCCCGACGCCGCCGTCGATGACGAAGCCGGCCAGAAGTGGCGCCGTGAGCGCCGCGACCGTCCTCCGTGGCGGGCAGACGCGGGTCGCGTTAGTCGTGCCCGTCGACCGCGCCGGACGAGTGGGGAGCGTGGCGGATGCTGTCGCCACCCGCGCTGGAGGGCGGGTCGGGTCGCGGCGCCCACGCTGCTCCCGGTGGCAGCGCCGCGTCCGGGCCGACAGCAGCGAGCATCTCCCGGTAGCTGCCGAACAGCTCCGGCCAGTCCTGCCCGGGCTCCAGGGCGGCCGGGTCGATCACGTCGAGGTTCCCCACCCTGCCTGCGGGTCGCTGTCGGTGGGATCGCCGAACCGAGGTGTACGAAAGCCCTGATCGAACAGTGCGCCCGTCGAGCCCCGGATTCAGTTCGCCCGGGACGCGGTTGAGCTGGGCCGGCGGCGGTCAGCGGCCTGCCTTCGTGTGGTACTCGTCCACGATCTCCTGCGGAATTCGGCCCCGGTCGGAGATGTCTTTGCCGGCTTTCCGGGCCCACGCCCGGATGGCCTTATTCTGTTCACGGTCGGCGGAGGCAGTGTTCCTGGCCTGACCGCCACGAGGGGTACGGCCACCGACGACAACGCCTCCGCGACCTACCTTTGTGCCATGGGTGACGTAGGGAGTGAAAACATCCCGCAGTTTCTCGGCGTTGAGTGCGGAGAGGTCGATCTCGTACTGCACACCGTCGAGCGCGAACTTCACGGTCTCGTCGGCGTCTCCGCCGTCTAGGTCATCGACCAGCTTATGAATGATCTGCTTCGCCACGGTGGCACATTCCTTCCCAATACGGTGTTACCCACGACGGGTGTAAACACCTTAGCTTGTGCGGCACTCGATACGTCAACAGGAGTCGCTGAACATCTTGGCATTGACCGACCCGATCCCGCCGCGGACCGCCCGCCGCCCTGACGCACGTATTCCGCTGCCTGGTAGGCGAATGGCGACGCTGTGTTGGCGGGAGAGGCCGATCCGCGCCGATGTGGGCCCGGGGAATCTGACGCGACGGATAACGGCGGCAATTTCGGCGTCAATCCGTGACACGCCATGCGAGTTCCGTGACCAAGTTTGGGGGGCACACGGGGACGCGTCGCTGTGCCGCCGGCTCATTCAGGGCCGACCTGTTCGGGCGGCAGCGCTCGCCGGGTTGCGGGCTGCCGGCGTGCGCGATCCTCGGAGGACGCGGGTCGCCGCCAGGAGTCAGCCGAAGGCCGGATGACTCGCCTCGGTCCTGCCGGGCTGGGGTTCGGACGCGGGAGGGTTAGCTTCGCTGCCGTTCCTGGTCGCGCCAGGGGAGTAGAGCGATGGCGGTGAGCAGGATCGCCGCGAGGACGAGGAGGACGGTTCTGGCGGTGGTGGCGGCGGCGAGTACACCGGCCGCGGCGATGAAGATCGGCTGGACGGTCCGGGAGGTGATCGACCAGGCCATGACGACGCGGGACAGGTACTCGTCGGCGGTGGCGTTCATCCGATAGGTCGCGAACGTGGGGTTGAACAGACCGACGAACAGCAGCAGCCCGAACTCGGCCACGGCGATCAGGGTCAAGCCGGCGACGGTGGCGGGGGCGAGCGGGATGAGTCCGAGCCACACGCAGCGGCCGACGCCGGCAGCCAGCAGCACGGTGTGTGGGCCGAGGCGGCCGGTGAGGGGTCGTGCCAGGAGGGCCCCGGCGACGCCGGCGAGCGCGGAGACGCCGAGAACCAACCCGTACTGCCACGGAGCGAAGCCGAGATCGCGGAGCATGAACACGGTCAGCAGCGGGGAGGCGGCGGTGATGCAGCCGCCGAAGACCATCGGTCTCTACCCGCGCTGTTGTTGTTGATCGGTCGGCGGCTCGTACGGTCTGCCGGTGCGTGATGCGTATCTACCTGGGCGTTGGATCGTCTTCCGGTACGACGGTGAAGGGACACCGCGAGCGACGGATGACGTGGTGAGAGCCCACATGGAGCTGTTGGACGGCCGGCATGTGCGGGACCGGCGCGAGGGGCAGCCATTTCTGCTCGGCCCGGACGGGCGGCCGGACGTGCGGATCAACGCGTTCTTTGCCTCGCCGCGGATGCGGGCTCGGTCGCCGCTGACGTGGCGGAAGTACGCGTACGCGTTGGGGCTGTGGTTGAACTTCCTGCGTGCGGCAGGCCGGACGTGGGATGCCGCGACGGCGGAGGACGCGGAGTACTTCAAGGAGTGGCGGCTGACGGACGAGGCGAATCCCCGGCCGGTGGAGCGGTCGACGTTCGCCGGTGATCTGGCGGCCTTGCGCAGCTTCTACCGGTGGGCGCGCGGATGTATCAGGTCGCCGATCCGGTGGCGGGTACGGACGATTTCGACCTGCGTCCCCGCGGGGTCCATGAGCGGGATGTGAAGTGGCTCGATCCGGCCGGATATATCGACGCTGGCGTGACGTGGGGTTGCGCGGTCACGGTCTCGATGGGCGCCCAGACCCGCGGTGGGGTGGCCGTAACGATCAACGTGACGCCGCGTTTGCCGATGGGCTCTACGGGTCGGGGCTACGGCTGGCCGAGTGGGCCAGCGTCCTGCTGATGGAATTGCCGGAGGACGACCCGGCCCGCGGCTACACGACCTCGGTCCTGGCTGATGTGTGCGCGAAGGGTGGGTACGGCCGCAGGTACTGGCGCCGCGCACCGCGCTGGTCGGCGTCCTCTCCTACGTGGAGGGCGCGCGGGCTTTCGCTGTACGCCGCGCACAGCGCACCGGTGTGTACGAGCGTCTCACGCACCGGCGGCTGCTGCTCGGCCATCAGGGTGGGCGGCTGCATGTGCGGGGATCCGACGGCCGACAGACCTCGCCAGCGGTGAACGCGGTCAGGCCTCGGGTCTGGGCGCGGCTGTTCCGGTCGACGTCGGCCGGGTTGGAGCCGTTGGCGTTGTGGCTGAACGAGGATGGGTTGCCGCGGGCGGGGCACGGCTGGCAGCACACCTTCGCTACGGCGAACGCGCGGATCGCCCAGTTGGGCCTGCAGGGCTTCCGGGGCACGCCGCACATGTTGCGACACAGCTGCGCGCTGCGCTGGTACGCGGTGGGCCGGCTGGCCTACGAGCGGCGGTTCGCGCATCTGGATGAGCAGGAGCAGCGGGACTTCCGGGTCCAGTCCGGAGACGACCCGGCAGCACTATCTGGAGCCGTTTCGGACGCTGGAGCTTGACCTGCTGTTGCATCACGCCCAGGAGGCGGCCGTCGACGGGTTCCTGACCGGCTACCTTGCCGATCACCCGCTGGTGCGCACCGACCCGTTGCAGGGGCTGCGGTGAGCGCCCGCGACAGGTCGCGGCTCGCGGCCCTACCTGGCGCCGGCTACCGGCCCACACCCCGGCTGGCCGACGAGCAGCGGCCGCAGGTGACGTTCAGCCCGGAGACGCGGGACAAGACACGCGGCCCGGCGCGGGTGTTCGACTTCTCCGCCTTGCCGGTATCCACGGAGCTGCAGCTGGCGTTCGCTCGCGCGTTCGCGTTCCGGACACGGGCCGGCGGATCGATCCGCGCGACCGGCTCGGCGAACCAGTCCTTCCGGATCATGCGCTCCTTTGCTGTCCACCTGGCTGCCGGCAACCGGCCACCGCAGACGCCGGCAGACTTGGCCCCGGCGCACGTGAAGGGCTGGGCGATGGCCCGCCGAGACCATGCCGCGTTGACCGGTGAGCTGGCCGTTCTCAAGGCATGCCTACGGCGGGTTCCCGGGATCACCGCCGAGTTCACGGCGTGTCTGAGCGAGCCGCCACGGCGCCCGTCGCCGAAGACCAGCTATAGCCGCACCGAAATGGTCCGCACTCTCGACGCCGCCCGCGGTGACGTGCGCCGGGCGGCCGAGCGGATCCAGGCCGGACGTGCGCTGCTGCAACGGTGGCGCGCCGGCGACCTCGACGGCGATCCCGGCGGCGGGGCCGAGAAGGTCCGGCGCCGGGGCCGGTTGTTGGATTGCATCGATCGTGATGGCGACGTGCCGCGTTCGGGCGCCCGCGGGTTCGCTGTCTCCTGGGTCAGGGCGCTCGGCTCGCTCGAAGCGCACTTCGCGATGCTGTATCTGACCAGCACCGACATCGCGGCGTTCGTGGTCCTGCTCGTCGGGTTGACCGGCCAGAACCGGTCCACGATCATCAACGCCCCAGCCGGCCATCACCGCGCGGACGGATATGCCGGCGGCCCGGCCACTGCGGTTGTCGAGCTGGACAAGCCCCGCCGCGGCCGGCACCGGCACATGGACGTCGCCCTGGTCGACGTCCCGCTCTGGGCACCCGCCCCCTCCCAGCCCCACGCGAACTCCGACTCCGACGTGGGAGCGGGCTTGCCGATGGATCTGCGGACGCCGTTCGGCGTCTACATGCTGTTGCACGACCTGGCCGGCCCAGCTCGTCAACGAATGGGCTCAGACAAGCTCATCGCCTGGTGGTCGGCACGGATCGGGGGGACCGCCGGGGGTTTCCGCGACGGCCTGACAGCACACCAGGTCGCCGACTGGGCCCGTCTGCACGATCTGCGGGCCGACCCGCTGACCGGCGGAGGCCCGGCCCCGGCGCTGGGTCTGACGCTGCGGCGGCTGCGGCTGACGTTCAACGAACTCCAGCAACGGCCGGTCGCTCACACAGAACGGACGTTGGCGAACGAGTACCTGGCTCGCAACCGTGGCAACCTCGCCGAGTACCAGCAGGTCGTCGCCGCGGCGCTGGACCAGGAGGCGGCTAAGGCCAAGACCCTCGGCAAGATCCGCATACTGTCGGCTGCGGACGTCATCGAGGCCCGCGACCAGCCGGCCCGAGTCGCGGCCCGGTATGGCATGGAGCCGGCGACCCTGCAACGGCTGCTGGCCGGTCAGCTGGACACCGTGCTCGGCGGATGCGTCGACAACACCAGCGGTCCGCACGATCCGGGCACGCCCTGCCGGGCCTCGTTCATGCTCTGCCTGAGCTGCCCGTGCGCCCGGGCGATGCCGCACCACCTGCCCGTCCAGGTCCTCGTCCACGACGAACTCGCCGCTCGCCGCCGGGCGATGACGCCCCTGCGGTGGGCGCACCGCTTCGCCCTTGCCCATACCCAGCTCGTCGACCTCCTCGACCGGGCCGGAGCGGTCGCGGTCGCCGACGCCCGCGCGGCGATCACCGATGCCGAGCGAGCCCTGGTCGACCGTTTCCTCGGCCGAGAGCTGGACCTGAGATGACACCGAACCCCGCGTCGGTTGCGCTGCGGTCAGAGCCCGGCGTGGTCCCGGTCGCGGACACGCTGGTGCTGCTGGACCGCCCGCTCGACCCGCAGTCGCGCCGACCCGTGTCGGTGTTCGGCGACGACTGGTGGGACCTGAGCCAGGGCATGTTCGAGGCCCACATCAGCGACGTGAGGCTCAACTTCTCCACGGTCCCGGACCGGTTCCGGCCCGCCGCGAAGCACTACGTCTGGCAGCTGATCAACCGCGACCACCCAGGCCACGGCACCCGCCGACGCCGCCTCGCCCTGCGTAGCATCGCGCAAGGCATGCCGCGCCTGGCTACCTTCCTGCACTGGCTCGACTCTCGAAACGTCGCTCGTATCGCGGACGTCACCGACGCCGACTTGGACGACTACGCCACCGACGTGGCGAAGTTGGAGGCCAGCGCGAACACCCGCGCCGGGCTGCTGCTCGAAGTGCGGCGGCTGTGGGCCTACCGGCTCCTGCTGCCCGAGGACGTCCAGCTTCCCCAGCCGCCGCCCTGGAACGGTGACCCGCCCTCCGAACTGCTCGGCGGCGCCAAACGGCCACGTGAGAACAGCACCGCCCGGATCGGGGCCGCGACCATGGAGCCGCTGCTGATGTGGGCGCTGCGTTTCGTCGAGGACTTCGCCGACGACATCATCACCGCCTACCACGAATACCTGCGCCTGCGCGGACGCTCGGCATCCCTTCGGCACCGGTCAGCCGGCTACACCGGAGACTTCACCAGCCCACAGCAGGCCAAGGCAGCGGTTCGCGCCTGGCTATGCCACCTCAAACAGGCCGGTCGCGGGTTACCGAGCCGGCAACCGCATCACGGCGAGCTGCAGGTCGACTGGCCCCACCTCTGTCAGCTCTTCGACGTCAGCGCGGATGCTTTCCGGACCGGACGGCCGCTGCGCAGGATCGTTGACGCCGCGGGCCTGCCGCTCGGCGGCCCGGCGCTGCTCGACACCCCGATCAGCGGGAAACTGCACGGCCGCCCCTGGCTCAGCACACCGATTCGCTACGGCCAGGCCGGCGAACTCGCACGGCTGCTCTGCACCGCCGCCACCGTCGTCATCGCCTACTTGACCGGGATGCGACCCGGCGAGGTCCTCAACCTCGAACGCGGCTGTATCCGGTGCGAACCCGCAACCGGGCTGTGGTCGATCAGCGGCAAACACTGGAAATCCGCCCGCGACCACCACGGAAACAAGATCGCTCAGGGGCAGCAGCGGCCCGACCCGTGGACCACCATCGAGCCGGTGGCGCACGCCATCGCGCTACTCGAACGGCTGCACCCGCACACGCTGCTGTTCACCGCACACATGCACCCCGTCCACAGTTACCACGAACCCAGCGCTGTGCCCCGCCAGCGGCGGGTCACCCGCCTCGGAAAGGGCCGCACCACTGCGGAACTCACCCACGACCTCACCGCCCTGACCGGCTGGATCAACACCTACGCCCGCCACCACGACCTGCACGCCGAACAGATCCCACCCGACCCGCACGGCGCGATCACCCTTACCCGGTTCCGACGCACTCTCGCCTGGCACATCGTCCGCCGCCCCCGCGGGCTCATCGCCGGCGCGATCCAGTACGGCCACCTGCACGTCCAACTCACCCTCGGATACGCCGGGACCTACGACTCCGGCTTCCCCGACGAACACGCCTACGAAGACTGGCTCCTACGCCTCGACACCCTGGCCGACAACCACCGGCGGCTCACCGAAGGCGAAGCCGTCAGCGGCCCCGCCGCGGACAACTACCGCAACCGCATCACCGCCGCCCAACACGCGTTCGCCGGCCGGGTCCTGACCAGTCCTCGACACGCCCGCGACCTGGTCACCAACCCGCTCCTACAAATCTTCCCCGGCCGCGGCATGACCTGCGTATTCGACCCCGCCAAAGCGCTCTGCCAACTCCACCCCGCCGAAGACGACATCCGCCGCACCCCCGATCACGACGACTGCCGCCCCACCTGCCGCAACATCGCCCACACCGATCGGGACATCGCAGCCGTCCGGCACCGCGCCGCACAGCTACACAACATCGCCAGCGACTACCTCGCACCCCCGATACGTCACCACCGTGAACGAGCCGAGCTCGACCGGCTCACCGCCATCATCCGCCGCCACGACCATGGGAAATGAGCATGTCCACCGCTACCGACTCCTGGACCACCACGGAAACCGACCCGCAACGCACGGCGATCCTCGACGCAGCGGACCGCCTCCTCGCCGGGACACCCCTCCACTTCACCGGCAACCTCTCAGTTCTCCAACAAGGAAGCCGGCTGGCGGCGACGCAAGGCAGAACTCCCAGCGCGCCGCCCGCGACAACGGGGCGGGCTCACGTTAGGGTCGCGTGCAACCGTGCCCGCGACGCGAAACCACCGGCGTGGGCCGTCCACGTCGTAGGGGAGACAGCGTGCGCTTCGACTTGACCCCGCTGGGCTCGAAAGAGTTTGAGGAACTGTCTCAAGCCTTGGCTGTGGCGGTGCTGGGCGGCGCAGTCTCCGTCTTCGGGGAAGGCCGGGACGGCGGCCGTGAAGCGACCTTCGAGGGACGGATGCAGTACCCGGATCCCCTGCCGCCGACCGGGGCATGGGACGGCTACGGCATCCTCCAAGCCAAGTACAAGGCGCAGGTGACCGCGACGACGGCGGACACCGGTTGGTTCCTCGGTCAGGTGCGCGATGAGCTTAAGAAGTGGGCTGACGACGACGCAAAGCGGGTTAAGCGCGGGCGGGGTCGCCCTGACTACCTCGTGTTCACGACGAATGTCACTCTGTCGCCCGACCCCGGTCGCGGTGGCATCGATCGCATCGACGAGCTCATCCGCAGCTACCGAGGCAAGATCGGACTGAAGGGCTGGGCCGTCTGGCATCGGGATCAAATTTGCACCTACCTCGCGGTCCACGATGGCGTCCGACGTACGTATGGCGGGCTGACCGTCGTCGGCGACGTTCTGGCCGAAGCACAGCGTGCCCTGTCGAGGCTCTCGGCCGACCAGAGGCCGGAAACCGACTTCTCTGCCCTGCTCACCACTCACGCCGCCAAGGAGCTCATGGCCCAGCAATGGGTCCGGCTTGGTCAATCCGGCGATCCCACTAACCGCAAGCTGATGCTAAGTGACGTCGCCATCGACCTTCCAGCCCACGGCCAGTTCACACGTCCCCACCGAGGATTCCGGAACCCGATAATCTCAGGCGTTATCG
This is a stretch of genomic DNA from Micromonospora sp. WMMD1082. It encodes these proteins:
- a CDS encoding site-specific integrase, whose amino-acid sequence is MRAHMELLDGRHVRDRREGQPFLLGPDGRPDVRINAFFASPRMRARSPLTWRKYAYALGLWLNFLRAAGRTWDAATAEDAEYFKEWRLTDEANPRPVERSTFAGDLAALRSFYRWARGCIRSPIRWRVRTISTCVPAGSMSGM
- a CDS encoding Lsr2 family protein, translating into MAKQIIHKLVDDLDGGDADETVKFALDGVQYEIDLSALNAEKLRDVFTPYVTHGTKVGRGGVVVGGRTPRGGQARNTASADREQNKAIRAWARKAGKDISDRGRIPQEIVDEYHTKAGR
- a CDS encoding DUF6308 family protein, which codes for MPETLIAIVRREGVTHLRAYFRPGAYSGQWFETFAGGGDRFESRDQITVDDLYAVEALNVQVPFAVGIELLDGQLGRDISTHLREIPAAAELGSPGARELVADGAHADRAWRLLNNRSETTGIGWVIAGKLLARKRPKLIPVYDSIVRCQFGAPKHVWTRLHDQLADNDGELRTALAAVRATVGVNDHVSVLRVLDIVLWGRHVDQHRRDRPTTCPQRGGVAL
- a CDS encoding HD domain-containing protein, translated to MTAAARGGHGSTRPRGTLLRATCGELAPMARQAPFPTGVRRAHVAHRARVNAPRFENSVRAMTATGGDAVAMGWAATTGPDRDTARQLLETQLPRRWRHVQAVAAKAERISAAVPVDDRQVLVASAWLHDIGYSPDLVDTGFHPLDGGRWLRRAHHDDRVAALVAHHSCAWLEAEERGLDKVLTAEFAREDTPVTDALCFCDLTTGPDGQDFEVHARLAEIRSRYGAGHVVTRFIVRAEPEIVAAVQRTERRLAGTTRQPT
- a CDS encoding MFS transporter — protein: MVFGGCITAASPLLTVFMLRDLGFAPWQYGLVLGVSALAGVAGALLARPLTGRLGPHTVLLAAGVGRCVWLGLIPLAPATVAGLTLIAVAEFGLLLFVGLFNPTFATYRMNATADEYLSRVVMAWSITSRTVQPIFIAAAGVLAAATTARTVLLVLAAILLTAIALLPWRDQERQRS